The following DNA comes from Papaver somniferum cultivar HN1 chromosome 4, ASM357369v1, whole genome shotgun sequence.
tctgtctcccacagaaataccaacgagttttgttccatcttttgataaatcaaggtgaacatgaaccaattgataaaccagacttatattcccgaagaacagcttagtatcatcaatcacctcacaataatcttaatcgacgcggcgaaagaagatattgtggaatcacaaacgatgagacgaagatgtttgtgattagttttatattttttttatcggagatatcaatctcaagctaatctttgagattgtactcgtacgataaaatatgcaagatcagatcacacaactacgggagagtagtatcggtctggcttcacaattccaatgaagtctttaagtcgttaacctggttttcaagaagaaacctaaggttaaaggagaattgactctagctaatacaactagtatcacacaggaggtacggggattaggtttcccagttgctagagttctcccttatataatctttcaaatcagggtttgcaatcaatgttagcttggtatcaaagcattcaatattcaccgttaaatgaaaacctgattagattcaagctaatatctttcaaccgttggatcgaaaacttagcttgttacacacaaatgaaatgcacgattttaggtttgtgtaaccatacccaaacatgtacattttttggttcaacaatagttaaccaaatggttagccatatgagcactttcatatcaaccatattcttctccaccataactagttcaaatgactcaaattaactagttagagagttgttcaattggttagatcttatagaagtatacaagacacaatcgaagcaaaaaagatttgattcactcgaatcgattcatgaactttatagccatggtttgcaaacttgcattcgttagtttataaaaatataagttcacaaataatcgtctttagaaataaccaactcaagtacgcagactaaattcgcgtacttaagttcccggaaggagttcacaaactccaacagattttctcgggatgagaacctccgccagtttgcggactgggttcacggactgagttcacgtactgagttcacggctcttgttccggttttcctgatcaacaaaatacgcatactttggttcaaggaataaggacttatacatatatgtgtcaccacacaatgcttatatccaacattggttatatattctaaactctcatttcaatcattgaaacattcttagaggacgttatatagttgttattcacaaaccatttttcgtcaaagccattttcaaagtaattgaaacataacatgacttttgtcactaggtaaagatgaacttggccaaagcgaaagcttactaacacatatttcgagaaatagataagcgagataaactcggctcgaaatagcaaatgtgtacaatcaaagtctatatagcaaaacgacttttgtctcaagataggagatagagtagataaacttttgagtgatagataagttcaagtctccacataccttttagtcgatgaagttccaccagttccttgagtagttcttcgtcttgtatgatgatattGACAATACATCAAGAGCTGCAATACGCGCAGGGTTGAAGCAATTATTTAATTTGGATGTAGTTGAGGAGAAAACTGAAGAGGAAACCGAATCAGAGGAACAATCCGATGATACAAAAGCATCAGAAAAACAACATGTCGGTTCTCTTATGAAACAGGTGAAGAAGGGAGAAAGGTCAAAGAGAAAGACGTATAAACTTCGAAGTCAAACACCTCCTGCTAAGCGTAAAAGGGGATAAAGGAAAggtggaaaaggaaaaagaagcaaGAGGAGGAGAAAATAGAAATAATTGACGTCGACAGTCAAATTGACGTCACACCAGCGGAACCCAAAAAACTGATGAAGCCAAAAAAACTAAAATTGTGGAAAAAATGCAATGACAGCGAAAAAGAACTCATCGAGCCATTCTTTGAGAATGCAACTGAATGTTATGTACTTCACCTCagtttatatagtttatttttGGGTTATGCTATCTCTTTTTAATAACAtattcatttgttgtttattttgttgttgaAAATGCAGCGAGAAAGCTTACAGTTTTTATTTCTACAATAATGATTTGGAAGTAGTCATCAATGGGAAGTACATACAGTGTCTACTGGATAATCAAAACATTCACGGTGAGATTGTTGATTACTGCATCAACATGCTGAATTCAAAGATGGAATCTCCGGATAAACCAGATTATAAGAACCACGTCATTCTCTCAACAAATGATTATGTAAGTAGCCAAAGAATCTTGGTTTGTTCAAATGCATTGTCCAATTGATTGTAGATTTTGTTTATAATGTAGATGATACATAATATGCCAAAATAATATATTTGAAAAAACATTGATACAGCCGATATTGGGGATCACAATAGCCACGAAAAATATGGCAAAGGTGGAGAGATGTGGGATTCCGAAAAAGCTGAGGAACAGTTACACAGGGAATGTTGAAGACACATACCTCATTATACCAATGTGCTTGACTAACAAGGACGGTGTTGGATACAATTGGGTGGTGCTGGCGTTGGTAAAAGGAAAATGGATAGTGTAGAACTCTACAAGGCGCAACCCGGCTTACAATTGGCAATATCTTGTGATGATAGTACCACTGACTAAATGGCTGAATGAAATGGGCCACAGAGATCCAGAGACAGGTGGTGATATCTAGACAAGCTTTTCACATTACACTGTACCAGCACAAGATGGATGCGACTGTGCATTGCACACTTGCAtgtacatgaagaatttggtgaaGCGCGAAAACTGTGAACACCTATTTGAAATCGCTAACTTAGATGAGAAGTTGAACAAGAAACGAGTGAAGATTGCAGCAAGAATCTTGTCAGAATTGGGTTCATGAAAGAAACCGGAACAACTTCCTGATTCAACTACTGACTCTATTCAAGAAATAATACAATTGCAAGACTCGGTTGAACCAGTAGTTGATCCAGTGGATGAACCATTAGCTGAACCATTGGAGTGAGCTTGATGTTATAGTCTATTCATGGTCTGTAAATAAAATCTAACTGTAGTTCTAAAAATACTTATCTTAGTAAGTAATCTTATTGTAGGTCTGTTTGAATTATTATGAACCATTATGAATGAATTATTATGGATGTATTTGTTGTCTGATTATGAATGAATGTTACAAGTATGTATAGCTTGAGGAGTTTACTAGAAAATACAGATAGAACCatgcaatttttttgtttgttctgcttgtcaacaaccattgttgatccaattaagTTGATCTGATTATGAATGAATGTTACAGGAATATATAGCTTGAGGAGTTTCCTAGCAAATACAGATAGAACCATgcaaattttttgtttgttttgtgtgtcaacaaccattgttgatccaaaactgttggataaacaaccattgttgatccagataggttggatcaacaaccattgttgatccatttgagttggatcaacaatggaatttGAACcacaaaaaaaggatcaacaaatGCAGTTGATACCATTTATATAAATATGTTTCCTGTAAAATCAATAAACCTCGAACCTGCCAACTGACATATACTTgagaaacaaaataataaaattcataACAACGGTAtgtcattaaaaaaaataaaaagtgcaAACCAAAAAAgcataaaaaaggaaaaagaaacaccAAACTggtaagaaacctaaaacaagttTGTTCAGAATACGAAAACACCACAAAAACTTCAGAACAACATCCTCTTCAAGAAGTTGATAATCCTGGAATGGGACTCCTTGCGAAACGTTGGTGCACGAGGAGCCAAAGGAGCTCTGCGACATGTTCGAAGGTTGTGAAAGGTCAGCATCCCACACTAGCCACACTTCCTCTTCTTGCGCAACTTTTAACGAGAACCCCTGTACCTAACACCTTTAGGTCTTCCAGCTTATTCTCGACCTCCAGTGGGAGGAAAAATATACCCCTTTTCATTAATTCCAGGTGTCTTCTCAGAGTCAGGAATAGGATATATGGGTCGAGAGTACAACCTTCTATAGTAGTCAGAAGTATAGTAAGGGCTAATATAGTTGTACGGTTCATCATTTCCAATCTGCAACATTGCTTTCATTGCATGAGTGCAAGGAAAGCTATGTTTTTGCCACCATTTGCAGCTGCAAGTTCTAGGATCCAAGTCAACAGTATGCTTCCCTGTTGGAGAAATGATCTCAAATACCTTCTCACTTGCTCTTCGAAACTTGTATGAACAACAGTCGTTTATCCTCTTGTTAAATCTTGCTTGCATACGAGGAGTGAGCCTTGTAGTCCATTTGTTAGACTCCACTAACCTCTTGTAATTATGCTCCATTAACTTAGCACGAATAACATCAACAAGCTCAAGTCCTGGAAGCGGCTTATCATGCTTAATGAAATTGTTAAAACTCTCAGCAATATTAGATGTGTTCTCACCCCACCTTTCTCCTAGAAATGCATGAGCAGCCCAATTCTCGaatggaatcttcatcatccaagcAACCACTGAATCCAACTTTAGATTACTCATACTCTTCGCAGCAACATAAAAAATTTTCTTTGTTAATGCAGTGTAGCACTCCTCGAATAACTTGACTGCAGTTTGTCTACTCCTGCCCTTTGGAacaggaatattttctttcatatGGTACAAATAGAACGAATGGAAAGCATTTGGGAAGACTTCAGGCACATGCTTCAAAAGGCCGATTCCACGATCCGATATGATGGCCAGTGGACGATCTTCACAAATAATACCCTTCAAATTGTTGAAAAACCATTGCCAACTCTCACAATTTTCACTTTCTACAATTCCAAATGAAACTGGATAGATCtctacaaaaaccaaaaaaaaaaaagtgaccaaaaacaaaaataagtgaCCAGTAACTAGTGTCAACAAACAAAGTTGATCCATTtaagttggatcaacagtggaagttgatccattttagttggatcaacaatcacagttgatccaataaaatctATGTAAGCAATCATAGTTTTGGATAAACAGTCATAATTGATACAATAAATATGTGT
Coding sequences within:
- the LOC113273126 gene encoding uncharacterized protein LOC113273126, whose amino-acid sequence is MNHEDLIIFGYTVEGISNVINHDLDLRFFIHYCSSQRIDLLKFEIQFRTCVDFISSSSSSAPAPASSSSSSCISSDEVVVVEDVTDDVCLIKKVPKKSDAWVNILTGVGKLFEGGIKEVKDCVINQAYHGLQFTKQFLWGDDIKSYSDFVWYKDAIGHYNPGSVVNFEYDVVTRRFKRFFVDFEASITGFNNYYRPMLFIDCTFLTGKFKGGLMVACGKTEIYPVSFGIVESENCESWQWFFNNLKGIICEDRPLAIISDRGIGLLKHVPEVFPNAFHSFYLYHMKENIPVPKGRSRQTAVKLFEECYTALTKKIFYVAAKSMSNLKLDSVVAWMMKIPFENWAAHAFLGERWGENTSNIAESFNNFIKHDKPLPGLELVDVIRAKLMEHNYKRLVESNKWTTRLTPRMQARFNKRINDCCSYKFRRASEKVFEIISPTGKHTVDLDPRTCSCKWWQKHSFPCTHAMKAMLQIGNDEPYNYISPYYTSDYYRRLYSRPIYPIPDSEKTPGINEKGYIFPPTGGRE